TCTCCTCGCCCCGGCCCCTGCGCCCCGCCCCACCGCCAGCTGCAAGGCCCGGGCGGAGGTAGGAGCCATAAGAGTGCCTCCGCGCCGACCCCCGGCGGGCAGCATCCGTCCAGCAGCTCAGCATCACCCGCTCCTCCAACCGGAAAGCCGCGGGTCTAACCCAAATCTCAAGCTGCATCTGATGGCAGCGCCCGGGCGAGGGGCGCCGCGCGGCCTTCCTCTGCGGCACTTCACTGGCGGGCGCCCCATCTGTGCGCTCCCGAGTCCCTGCCAAACCGAGCAGAAAGGGAAGGTGGGAGAGCAGGGAAGAGGGAAGCACAGAGGTGTTCGCGGGAAGCTCTGCACCCCAATTGTTGCTAGCTGCATCTCGCCTGAGGAAATAATGGGCACAGAGAAGTTTAGCAacttgcccgaggtcacacagcctgTACTTACTGACCCGGCTGCAAAACCTTGGCCTGCAGCGGGAGGCTGGGCGGGGAAGGAGGAAGTGCCCTGGCCGCGGGCAGGTGAGCCGCCTGGCATGGGCGGGTCTGCCAgcttgctgggggtgggggtggggaggaatgaGTAGGGAGGAGGAGGGCAGCCACCCGGGCTGGGAGGCTTTGCAGttctcccgctggccctccctttCCAGGAAGCCGGCCAGCCTGGAGCCGGCTGCTCACCCCGATTCACCCCCCGCCGGGGCGGAGCAGGAATGTGGAAGTTGGCCCGAAAGAACTGTACCCCCTCCCCGTCAAACACCCCCCGCACCCCACCAAGTTCTGGCTGGGGCTGTGGAGTGTGGGTCACCTGGGAGCGAAGGCCTACACATCATGACGAAGTGAAGGTGCTGCAGCCCCCACAAAGATCAACAAGCCTGCCAGGGGCTCCTCAGGCGAACGGCAGTGGGCGTGGGCCGTTCTGCAGCACCCACTGGCGCGGGGGAGGAGGGTGCTGATCCCATCAAGCCCCGCTCCAGGTCGCGGCTGCTGGGCCTGGGCCGGGAGCCTCCCCCGGCCTCGGGGCCCCATGGGACTGACGCGGAGCTGAGTTCTCTTTCCTCCCAACGCGGTGTTTATAAGAAATGAAGCTCCGCAGCGGCCATCAGCGGCAGCCCACACTGTCACCCCGCCCCCCTCTCAAGGGGTTCCGGAACAGCCCTGAGCACTGGAGCAATTCCTTGGCCCATTATTCTATCAGGACCCCCTAGTGATTTTCCAGCCAGTTTCAGCCTCCTATTCTGCATTTAGGAATTTTTTAACAGTGCAACGTTTATTCTGCTGTGTCATACAGCATTTTTGCCAAAGCATGGTCTGGTCTGGTGCCCCAGTGTATCTCCAGGGCCAAACCTGGGTTGACGGAAAAGCAGGCCTGCCTGCAATTCATATGTTTTGAATGAATTAAGAGACTTTCTTTCTCTCCAATTAGGCTCCTTGCAGGCAGGGTGATGACTCTTGGATTCTATCTGCAAGCTTTTGGATGCTTTTATGCCTTGCTTGTGTTCTGCAATTCACAGTTTAGGACTGCCTGCCTCCCAGCTTTCTGTGAAAATAGAGATAAAAGGCTTTGAGCATTTCAGAGAGCCCTACTACTTCTGGACCTGGAAAACTGGATGGCATGCTGGGGGGTTTTCTACTTTGGGGACTGTGGCCCCCTCTCTGGGTAGCAAGCTGCACAGGTAGCAGGTCTCCCAATCAAAAACCTTGTTcaggtctggcatggtggctcacacctataatcccagcactttgggagaccaaaatggtggatcacctgaggtcaggagtttgagaccaggccggctaacatggtgaaaccccatctctactaaaaatacaaaaattagctgggcatggtgggggcgcctgtaatcccagttactcgggaggctgaggcaggataattgctgaacctgggaggtggaggttgcagtgagctgagatcataccactacactccagcctgggtgacagagtgagaaatcatctcaaaaaaaaaaaaaaaaagaaagaaagaaagagagagagagaaaaaaaaaaacccagtcaggccaggcgcagtgattcacatctgtaatcttgccactttgggaggccaaggccaggcagattacttgaggtcaggagtttgcgaccagcctggccaacatggtgaaaccccgcctctactaaaaatacaaaaattagccaggtgttgtggcgtgtgcctgtattcccggctacctgagaggctgaggcaggagaatcacttgaatctgggaggcagaggttgagctgaaattgcaccactgcactccagcctgggcaacaagagtgagactccatctcaaaaaaaaaaaagaaaggaagaaagaaaagaaaaagaacctagTTTAAATCTCACTGGCATCTGTACCCCAGCTCTCACACACTCATTTCTATCAGCAGACGATTTGACCACAGGTTGCCAAGAAATTTCTGTATCAGACAGAATTCATAATCTTAGATAGAAGAAACATTAAACTCTGGAGGAAGAGGGGTCACACATCAACTTAACTACGATTTTCTGAGTgcccagaaaattccaggccccAAAACAGAGAGGCTGCGCAGTGAATTGACCCTCATCGAGTGAAGGTTGGATGAGAGGTATCCTGTGAAGAAGACCTTGCACCAGGGCAGGGTGCTGGCTACCCTCAGCCAACCCCTAGCTCACTTCAGCTGCTGGGCATGAGGAACCTGCTCAGATttctcacagaaaaaaatgcagaatttgtttctcacagaaaaaaatgtaaaggatgTTCCCCAGATTTTGTTCCCACCACCTAGTAAGTGACCAGTGGTGAAAAGGCAACATACGAATGTTAAGGACCAAAAGGATccaaggagggaaaagaaaggactTCCGGTTGGTTGCTTTTTGGGCACTTTGAAGAGATCAGGCATTTGCTCTGGGCCTTAAAAAAGACACAGAGATTGAAGAGGTGGggtgggaaagaaagagggagattCAGAGAGGGTGAGTGTTGCCAAGTATCCTGAGAAGACAGGGATGAGGAGACAGACACAGATTGTGTTCAGAGAATGGAAATGCAGTGAAAGGTTGATACATTCCTGTTCATATGTTTCATTTGACTAGTGTCATACagtttagaaataattttgatagtctaattttataattaggagagatggagagagattaTCTCTGTTtaacagatgagtaaactgaggcccagagagggacagTAACTTgctaagatcacacagcaagtggAAAAAGCACAAGAACCCAGGCTTTCAGACTCAAATCCTATGTTCTCTTTTCACCTCCCTTGAGTTTCATCTTCCCTACTGACAAGGGTAGGGAAGCTGTCTGGGAGAGAAGGTTGGAATGGGACCCCAGGTCCAGACTGAGCAGAGATTTGAATGTGGGGCTGAAGGTAGGGGAGCTCAGAAGGCTCCTGGGTGGACCCGAGTGTTAAGGGGATCATTAGAGTTAGGGAGATCATTCTAGTGCAGAGGCACCATCTTCCCAATCTTCCTGGGCAGGACTGATAGGGAGGGAAGCCCAAGCGGCGTTTGGGGCAATAGTCTGGTCCTGGACTGTGAAATCACAACCTGATGCAGGGAAGGAAGACCCAGAAGACCAGGCAGGAAAGAAAAGGGCTGGCTCCGAATTACTCAGAGCCTACAGGAGCCTTCATGTTCTGCTGAGGATATCTGAGAATGTGATACATCTTAAAATGAGATTCATCAAAAGCCATTACAGTAAAAATATTGGTACTTAAACATGACTTAGCTTTATttctctgatttggagtatagaACACCTAGTCATACTAAGCAGATTCTTATaggcttcaaaataaaataagaatccctaaggttaaaaaaaaaaggtcaaagatgtaaatgtaaatgGCAGTTTCATTGGTAAATCCTGACTGGGGAATTTCTCCTAAGCAAAAAGTTACTGATGTGCATAAAGATTTAGCTAATAGTGTTGCTTGTAttatgaaaaaatggaaataacctaACTGTCCTACAATAGGGGATAATTGGGTAAATTTTCATTTATCCTTATGAAAGAATAATATACACCTATTACAAATGATATTGCATAAGTACATTTCATGACATGGAAAGATGCTCGTTATGTCTACATATACACGTATATTGATACCTGTATCTGtgaattaaaattaagtttttgttttaaagcactTTTTACAGTCTCCTGTTGCCTCTACAGGGTCACTGTGGTCAACTTATCAGGCCCCAAGGATGCAAACTTCCTTTCCctaatctcatcctgaattgtccAGTGGGTTTTTCAGGTTCTCAGGGGCAGGACAAGCATCTATTTGCTGTACCAAGAAAGGATTCCACAACTCAGGAGTCACTTGTTTTCTCTTATTCTTGCTCAGAAGGTCTTGGTCCCTGCAGCAAGTCCCCACTCCCATTTATCCCTTAAAGTACCCCAAACCCTATCTTTCCATTCCAGAGTGTCAGTGCCCTCCATTTTGCTTAACGCTCAGCTAGGTTCTTTCCTGTTCCTCCTACCTCCTTTCCTCTCCTAGCTCCTGCCCCACCCCATCTGGGAGACAGTTCTGCTCATTCCTGCTGGTATCCTGGGAACCAGGTTTGGCATTGGTCACAGCACTCAGATTCCAATGCACTAGAATGGGATTAACTCATGCATTTCCTCTATAGGAGGGAGGTAATAGAGTGACTGACAGGTCGAATTTTGCATCAATGTGTCCATAGCCTGCAAAATGGGGTGCTGCCCTGGGGAGAGAGCTGGAAATGACATGCCTGGGAGAGAAACTTCCTTCTGAGTGTGCAGCTTTAGGGAGACAAAGGAAGGAGCCTCCCGGGCCAGAGTTTCGGATGGAAAATGTACACCCAGCCAAGTCTCTAGGACTATAAGTTGTGGCgctgggtgggggggggggggggacacGGGGGACTACTTATGAGCAAGAGTTAAGTAGGGGCCCTTACCAAGGAGCATGGGACCTGGGCTCCCCAACCCTTTGACTAGACTCTCGGCGTTGACCAGCCCTGAGCGAATTCCTTCTTGCGACCCAGAACCTCTCTGGGCCAAGCCCTGGGGACCCAGAGATGACACCAATGCTTCCATTAAGGAACTCCCATACAAGGGCGATAGCAAAGCTCTGGAGGCATGAGTGCTAGGAAGGATCGGAGCTACCCTACTCCCACCCTCACTCAGCCGTCTACTCTGGGCTTCTTTgaaccccttctcctcctccgGTTCCCTAAGGCCAGCCAGGGGGAGTCCCAGGGAGGCAGACCGAAAAGGGGCGTGGTGTCATCCCGGTCACTATTAGACCCTGGAACAGCGACCTTGAAAACTGCTCAGCGTCTGTTGCCCGAGTGGAACATAGTGCTTTACAATCTCTTCCCATCACCGCAAACCATCAAGGTAGGGCTACTGTTATTTTATGGTTGAAAACCTGAGGTCCCGAGTCCCTTGGGGGCTGTACCAGCAACGGTCAAGTTTGGATTTCCCCTTGTCCCCGGCCCCAGGCAGCAAACGGGGCAGTAGGCTTTCTGCCTCCTTAACTTCCCCAGGGCAGGTGAGTGACCTGGAGGGAGGGGGCCGTCCCTAAAAACAGGGGTAGTGCTAGGACTGAAACCCTCCCTTTTGATACCCCACTGGCGAGCTTGAGGAGCCAGACTGCCAGTCGGGAGATTCGGCCCGGTGTTCCCACTGGAGAGGGCGGCAAGTGCCCGGGCGATACTCTCACCTGCTTTCGGGAGATAGGCCCCCGTCCCCGCCCAGCCAGGAGGGTGAAAAGGAGCCAGCCCGCTGGGAGATGGCGGAGTGAGGGGAGAGGCTGGGGCCGGGGGCGTTGGGCTGTCCAGGGCAGCCCTCCTCTGGGCGAGCAGAAGCGGGGTGCAGTGGGAGCACGCGGGGCGGGCCCGCGGTGGCCCCGGGGCGGTGGCGCCGGGCCGGAGAGGGTGGGGCGGAGCAGCCGCCCTGTACTTCCCCTTCTCCTCCGCTAGCTCTACAACAGCCTGATTTCTCCGAAATGACGGCGCATAGCAGGCCAATGGGCGCCCGCGCGGCTGTCCAGGGGCGGGGCCGGCCGGGGCTGGGGAATCCCGCTAAGTGTTTAGACTGTTCCGCGGCGCCGCTGCCCTGGCAGAGCGCGCCACTCCTTCCTCTAGGCAGGACGTGCACTCGAGCACCACCGAGCCGAGGCCACCCGGAGCCGTGCCCAGTCCACGCCGGCCGTGCCCGAGGGCCTCGAGACCCCAGCAgcctcttcctttttccctcttccaCCCGGAGTCGCGCGGCACTGCAGCCCTCGCGTCGCCGGGACCCTCAAGCGCCGCCGCTCCTGCAGCAGAGGTGAGTCCGCCTTTGCGGCGCGGGGGATCGGCGGCGTCGAACAAAAGGCGCGCGGGGCACCAGGAAGTGGGGGCTCGAAAGCCCCAGGCTGGAGACTCGCTGGCGCGCGGCGTTGCCCGGGCCCCTGCGCGGGCTTCGGCGGGCGCCGTAGGAGCTGCGAGCGGCGGCGCGGGGAGGGCGGGCCGCGGCGTGGACCGCCCACCGGACCAGGCTGCCGGCATCCGGCAGCTTTCGCAGATTTGCGTGCGCGAAGCAGCCGGGGGCCTGTAGGTGGCCCGCTACGTTCGTCCCGCGCATCCACACGCCTTGCAGGCGACCCAGTGTCCGCCCACGCGTGGGTGCCCAGTGCTCCTACCTTTCGGCTGTCCCAGCTCCGCGCCCAGGCACCAGGGTTTTGGACTCCCTGTGCTGGTGGCAAGGGCTGGCTTACTGCCCAGGTGGCTGGAGGGAGTCGTGACCTACGGAGATTGCAGGAAGAGGCGCCACAGGTGTTCCTTGGGCCACCTCTCCTAAGGAGGGGAAACCGAGCCGGAAGGGTTAGCGTCCTGGCCTCAGCGTTGCGGTCGCTGAGGCTGTCAGGAAGGCGTAGAATGGATTCACGGGGGCGGGAGGGGACTGTCCAGGGTTACGGCTAGCCGTTTGCTAGCTACTGGTGACCACTCAAGTCAAGGGAATTTCTTCTTGGCACCAAGCAAAAGAAGTCCTTCCCTTTCCAAAGGATTTGAGTTTTGAGCAAAAAGTTCTGGAATTAGGATTTCTGTGCATTTTGTCTCTTCCTGCACATGAATTCTGAAGCCATCAATTTGCATCCTTGTCTCCTCCAGAGACTGGCTGGGAGGAGCTGAAGGAAGGGGCAGAAGCATTTTTGCCTAAGATGCTGAAAAAATTTGGAGAGCAGATTTATTCCAGTGCAGCTACCCTCCCCGCTGAGTGTGGTACCTAGTAGTTGGCTCAGGGAAAGGGAGGGTAACTAAGTGACCTCGGGTGGGGCAGGTCAGTGTCCAGGTATTGTTCAACGGATTCCAGACTGGAGCCTTCTGTCTTCTCTTTACAGCCAACATGCCCATCACTCGGATGCGCATGAGACCCTGGCTAGAGATGCAGATTAATTCCAACCAAATCCCGGGGCTCATCTGGATTAATAAAGTGAGTGTAACTCTTTGGGTTTTCCTGCTACTGTTTTAACCCATGTACTTCCGGAGGGACCAAAGCTTCAGATGCAGCTCAAAAAGGGAAGTGATAAGGGGACAGGCAGATGTTTTTCCCAGTGGGTCCTGCATGCAGGGAGTATGCAAGGCCCAGCCTGGGCCTCACTTACACGACTCCTGTCTTCTTCCCTTCCTGAGGTAGGGCACTCACCTGAAGGCACTTCCAGTTTCCAGCAGCACAACTTTCCCAGCATCTGCAGAGCTGGAGTTCTGATCTCCTCTGAGGGAAACCCTTACAAACATACACAGCATCCTGCAGGGCTCCAATCAAATACAGAAGACTGCAAAGTGGGCACTGCTGGGCAGAAACGTGGCTGGCTTAGCAGAGAACAAATGAATTAATCTTGTACCAGTCACTCTGGCCCAAGAAGCCTATAGCTGGTGCACTTGGGGCAACATAGACCCTACAGACTTAGTAGCAATGATAGTATTCATAATAAGAACTAATGCCTAGTTATTATAGTGTGTGCCTGGCAGCCGCTAAGTATGTTACTTACattgtgtcatttaatcctcGCAATAGTCCTGTGGGGTAGATCCTATTAATGtcattttcagataaggaaacagacacTGAGAGGTAGATCATAAGATCACACAAAAAGTGTTGAAGCCAAGATTTGAATAGTCTGACTCAGAAATCCATGCTGCTAGTCACCAGTGATAATCACAGTAAGACCTTAGACTTCATATTTGTCACTGTGTCCCTACACATTCTCTGGTTTTTATCCTCAAAATTTTGTTGGATATGTTTTCCCATTTCAGAGAAGACAAAACTGAGGGGCAAAGAGATACAGTGACAATGCCAGGGTCACACAGTGTTCATCATCCAAGTCTAGCCCAGAGCTCCCTCAGTGTTATGACCAGGACCTCCTGTGTaagagcctgtggtcccaggtgtCCTGAGGAGTCCTTTCTAATGGAAGTTCTTCCACGTTGGTGCTTACAAGCCAGAGAGAAACATCCCAGAGCTTCAAAACTAGGGCTTCATGGGGAGGTTGCCCTCTGTGGGTCCTAGCACATCTGTAACAGGCAGAGGAAGTTCTTTTTGAGCTAATAGTACTGTAGCTCAGAACTAGGAATACCTCCTGAGAGATCCAGATTGGTCTATTTAAGCCAGTCTCAAGATAGGTCAGTCCAAGCCAGATGTCAGGGGGAAAAGGGGAACTCAGCCTTTTCTCATACCTGTCTGGCTGGGCAGGCCTGGGTCTCAGATTCAGCCCCAAAGTCTGTGGTCCCTGAGCTGACACAACcttgtgtttatgtgtatgttgtTCAGGAGGAGATGATTTTCCAGATCCCATGGAAGCATGCCGCCAAGCATGGCTGGGACATCAACAAGGATGCCTGTTTGTTCCGGAGCTGGGCCATTCACACAGGTGTGTACCTGGGACTCAGGCCTAGGAAGGCCAGGGTAGAGACAAGGGGAGGCACTAACGTTAACACAGAGGCTCTTCACTGAGGTGCCTGAGTTCCCTGAGACAGCATGCAGAATTACTGGGAAGAGGAGCTGGTGGCAGACCTGTGGTTCCAGAGAAGAGAGTCCATCATTTCAGCAGATTCTCAAAGGGATTTATAAAGCCAAGATCTTAGAAAGTATGTGGCTTCAGGGAGTTTGTGGCTAAATCAGAGTTCTCCCTGCAAAAGCCTCTGTGAAAAGCAGGTGTAAGCCAAGGGGCCTGCCTTTGCCATCATGTTGCCCAAGGCCCTTGATCTAAGGCTTATGTGGTTGGTGGCCTCATTTATCCTTGAGGGATGGAGCTCTAGGCCCATCTCAGAACAGTCAGACCGCCTGTTAGTAACTGTTCTCTGCTACCCGATCTGTGCCCACTCCCATGTTTGGAAATATCAGGTAAAACCCCAGCCCCTACCCTCTGGCTGCTGACAGCCCAAGGAGGAAGACTGGGCATGGTCTGGGACATAGACAGTATACTTTTGGGATATGAGGACTCTAGTACTTCTGGTTAGGCCCTTCACTGAGGCCTGCTGGATGTGTTTAAGCCAAGCCTGGGCATTTGAGAAGGCTCAGGGCCTAGGACCCATGGAGTGTCACCGGGAGTACCTGCTGGTTTGACCACTGTGGCTCTCTGGTAGCATGAGAGCTCAGGGATACCCTTGCCTTCTTCCTCCAGGCCAGGGGCAGCTGATGATCCCATGACCCTGACGATCCCCTTTTTTTCTCCTGCCCTCTAGGCCGATACAAAGCAGGGGAAAAGGAGCCAGACCCCAAAACATGGAAGGCCAACTTTCGCTGTGCCATGAACTCCCTGCCAGATATTGAGGAGGTGAAGGACCAGAGCAGGAACAAGGGTAGTTCAGCTGTGCGGGTGTACCGGATGCTTCCACCTCTCAACAAGAACCAGAGAAAAGGTATCCAAAGACTCTGGGTCCTCGGGAAGCCCTCAGGGAAGGAGGGTGGAAGAAGGTCAACTGGGGCTGGCGAGTGTGTACTAAGGCTGACAGCCTATCTGCCCCACAGAAAGAAAGTCGAAGTCCAGCCGAGATAAGAGCAAGGTCAAGAGGAAGGTGAGTGTGGTCCTAAGCAGCCAGGCCTTTGGTCACCTGTGGGTCAGGGTGAGCAGTGGAAGAAATGCTAAGGTGGGCCTGGGCCTAAGCTGCTTTTTCCCTCCACAGTTATGTGGGGATTCCAGCCCTGATACCTTCTCTGATGGACTCAGCAGCTCCACTCTGCCTGATGACCACAGCAGCTATACAACTCCGGGCTACATGCAGGACTTGGAGGTGGAGCGGGCCCTGACTCCAGGTGAGCTGGTCCAGGTCTGGCAAGGGACCCCACAGATTAGTGGGATAGCTCTTTCTCTTGGGTCCTGGAGGCATGGTGCTGGCAGATGGTGGCCCGTTAGTGCAGGCTGCAGGGTGGGGGGCACTGGATGTCTTGCAAACTAAAAAAGGACACAGCCTTGACCCATGGCTTCTGCTGTCCCCTAGCACTGTCGTCGTGTGGTGTCAGCAGCACTCTCCCCGACTGGCACATCCCAGTGGAAGTTGTGCCGGACAGCACCAGTGATCTGTACAACTTCCAGGTGTCACCTATGCCCTCCACTTCTGAAGGTTGGTGCTCCTGGGGCCTGGCCTGCCTGCTTGACTGTCTGGGTCTTGGGCAGGACTTCCTGAGGGAGAAAAGATGCTCAGAACTCCACCTGGCACTGAGCTGACTGAGCTGGGCATTGCCCACTCTTAGCCCCTGTGGGGGGAGGCAAGCAATGGGGACACTAGGAGGGCAGTTCAGAgagggctgcagtgcagtgggggCTGGTGAGAGGCGGGAAGGTGGCCAGGGGCTGCATTTTGGGGTACtggttctccttcctcctctgcagCCTAGCATCTGAGGGTGAGGAaggaagtggggtgggggtgggaagaggCGGGGCTTCAgggtttgagaggctgagtcaccAGACCAGTGTCCTGTTCTGGAatctggaatgtgtgtgtgtgtgtgtgtgtgtgtgtgtgtgtgtgagagagagagagagagagagagacagggaatcTCCATGGCAGACAGGTCCACtgggaggtaggggtgtgtgtgtgtgtgtgtgtgagagagagagagagagagagagagagagagagagacagaaagggcaTGGGGATCTGGTGGGCTGGAACTAGAATTGTAGAGTGAGTGTGGCTGACTATCAGCCAATGTCTCTGCTTTCGCCATCCACAGCTGCAACAGATGAGGATGAGGAAGGGAAATTACCTGAGGACATCATGAAGGTAAAGCTCCTTCCTGTCTGGGCACTGTTGAAGTGGCCGTTTCTCAGTGAGGAGAGAGAACCAGTGGAGCTTCCAAATCAGAATATGGGCAGCTGCTATTGTCACCTGGCTGTTTACATCATCCCACAAGTGCCACCTTCATGTGGCTTGACTGATGGGAAAGTTACAATGGATAGGGAAGGCAGGTGGGAGGCCTGGCTTCCAACAGGCCATCCTGAAGCAAGCCTTGGGGCATCAGACAGCTCTGTGAGTCAGGCACTATCCGAGATGGGTCCCTGGCCTGCATCCTCCGCCCCAACATGCCCCAGCCCTGCTAGTTCGGGAAATGCACATCAGGTTTCAGTTTGGGAAATGCACATCAGGTTTCAATAATCAGTCTTTAGGATCTGTAATATGAtggctttaaagaaaaatttagcaaATTATCCTCCAGGTATTTTTTCTGCTTCACTTTTAAAAGTGAAtataaaaggccaggcatggtggctcatgcctgtaatcccagcactttgggaggctgaggtgggtggatcactggaggtcaggagttcaagaccagcctgcccaacatggtgaaatcccgtctctactaaaaatacaaaaattatttacagGATGCagtattagaaataaagaaaaagaaaaaaaagttatccagacgtagtggcaggtgcctgtaatcccagctattcgagaggctgaggcaggagaattgcttgaaccttaaggtggaggttgcagtgagctaagatcacaccattgcactctagcctgagtgacaagaatgagactccatctcaaaaaaaaaaaaagtgaatataaaaaagtttttgcagctgggtgccgtggctcacgcttgtaatcccagcactttgggaggctgatgcaggtggatcacctgaggtcaggagttcaagaccagtctgactaacatggtgaaagactGTGTCtgctaaaagtgcaaaaattagccaggcctggtggcatgcacctgtatcttagctactcgggaggctgaggcaggagaatcgcttgaacctgggaggtggagttgcagtaagctgattatgccattgcactccagcctgggcaacaagagcaaaactgtctcaaaaaaaaaaaaaagtttgcagaaATTGTGCCCCAGCTTTTTCCATCGGCCCAGAAAATTGAGACATGGGCACAATTCCTTATCTCTAGCTTTTCTAGTCATCTTTTCTTGACTTGTTATGATAACCTTTGTTTTAAGCCACGTTCCCTGTTGCTATGTCCTTACACAGTTGAGAGGGAAGTCGTGAAGATACTGTGCCAGAGAGTGGCCATGGGAGGGGTGGGAAAATGAATTGAGGCCCGGTGCCAACATgcgtttcttcctcctccctcccggGCCCTGTCCTGTCTGCAGTGCACGTCTGTATCCCATCTGAGAATGTGAAATCGCCAAGGGTGTGATCCTGGCTGAGAGGAGCTGGCTCATTGAGGGCAGGGCCACAGGATGAGTCTGCACTGGAAGGGAGTTGATGGCTTCTTGCTCTTCTGTCCCCAGCTCTTGGAGCAGTCAGAGTGGCAGCCGACAAACGTGGATGGGAAGGGGTACCTACTCAATGAACCTGGAGTCCAGCCCACCTCTGTCTATGGAGACTTTAGCTGCAAGGAGGAGCCAGAAGTTGACAGCCCAGGGGGTAAGAAGGCCCTGG
This Callithrix jacchus isolate 240 chromosome 2, calJac240_pri, whole genome shotgun sequence DNA region includes the following protein-coding sequences:
- the IRF1 gene encoding interferon regulatory factor 1, with the protein product MPITRMRMRPWLEMQINSNQIPGLIWINKEEMIFQIPWKHAAKHGWDINKDACLFRSWAIHTGRYKAGEKEPDPKTWKANFRCAMNSLPDIEEVKDQSRNKGSSAVRVYRMLPPLNKNQRKERKSKSSRDKSKVKRKLCGDSSPDTFSDGLSSSTLPDDHSSYTTPGYMQDLEVERALTPALSSCGVSSTLPDWHIPVEVVPDSTSDLYNFQVSPMPSTSEAATDEDEEGKLPEDIMKLLEQSEWQPTNVDGKGYLLNEPGVQPTSVYGDFSCKEEPEVDSPGGDIGLSLQRVFTDLKNMDTTWLDSLFTPVRLPSIQAIPCAP